A window of bacterium genomic DNA:
CTGTTTAAGTTGAAATGGTTCGTTTAATCGATAAAATTAATTCGGATGATTGTATGCATTATGTCGTCTTAGGCGCTGGTGCGGCTGGTATTGCCGCCCTCCGCGCGATTCACCGGGAAGAGCCATCGGCAAAACTCACTTGTATCACCACTGAGCCAGCGCCATTTTACTTCCGGCCGATGCTGGTCGAGCTGTTTGCCCGCAGTGCCTTTAACCATGATGCTGGGAAAGTACCCATTGGACTGGAAGCAGTTGATTGGCATTTTGGGGCGCGGGTAATGACAATTGCACCAAAAGAAAACGTGGTGAAATTGGCTACTGGTGAAGCAATCACTTATGACTTTTTAATCATTGCAACAGGCTCGAAAGCTGATCTCAGTTTTGTTGAACCATTTCGGGAAGTCGTCAATGTCCTGCACTCATATTCGGATTTGATCCGCTTGAAAAAGAATTTGCAATTTGGTGAAGTATTGGTGATAGGCGGCGGCTATGTTGCAATCGAGATTATCAGGCAACTGCATAATCGCGGAAACAGCGTCACATACTTTGCTCGACCCGATTACTTTTGGCCGCGGGAAGTACCCGGTGTAACCGCCTCCGACATCGAACAAATCCTTACTGGCGTCGCGGTTCCACCACAATTCGATAACGAAGTCGTTGATGTCGTCGATTGGAACGGTACGCAATACTCCGTAATCGATAAAAAAGGGCAGCGTCACATGGTGGATGTGATTTTAGCGATTCCGGTAGAAACTCCGAACATCGGTTTGCTCAAAGGTAGTGGCATTCGTTGTGAGGAGGGCGTTATCGTGAATGAGGAGTTGCGCACGAACATCCCGAATATTTTTGCTGCCGGAGATTGTGCACAGGTGCTTGATCTGAAACATCAAATCAATCGGGTAAATTTTGGCTGGCGAAGCGCCGAGAAACAAGGCGAATTAGCCGGACAAAACGCTGTGGGTAAGAATGTTGTATATGTTCCTTCTTCACAGGATTTTTATTTCCTCGATTTGCTTGGCAAGAGTTTGCTGGATCGTTGGGCAGGTCCCGAACAAAGTATCAACAGCTAATGAGGGAGTTCGATCCGAAGACAAAGGGCATCGTCAAATGCCCTTTTCTTTGTGACGAAGCATGCTTAACAACCAGAAACCCAACAGAAAGGGGCTGACCTCGTATCAACATGAGAATAGCTTGAGGGTTATATGATTACTCGAAACCGCGTGGTTCATGGAATTGCGGTACTAATGTTCGTTGCAGTTGCCTCGTTTGTCAGCGCAGAAATAAAACCGATCGAAGTGACAAGTCTCGACGGGAAGAGATTGACGGTGGGGAGAGGTGGCGAACTCCCGGAATTGGTGATGGTGCTTGCAACCCGTTGCCCGGTATCGAACGCCTATAATAGCCGGATGGCGGCGATTGCCAAGGAGTATGAAGGCAAAGTAAAAGTCGTCGGTGTTAATCCGAACGAGACTGAGGATAATGCGGAAGTAATCCGTCACGCGAAAGAAAACGGATTGAATTTCCCAGTCTATCGCGATCCAGGTTTGAAGCTGACCGAGATGTGGAAGTTACGGGTTACACCAGAAGTCTTCTTGTTTGACAAAGCTGGCAAATTATACTATTCCGGTCGTATCGACGATAGTCAGGAAGAATCGAAAATCAAATCACAGGATTTACGCAACGCACTCGATCGCTTGCTCTCCGGGAAAGCAGCTATCGTTAGCGAAACAAAACCATTCGGTTGTTCGATTAAACGAATGAAATAACTATACAATCCTTCTTGTTCGAAAAGGGCGCCAATTGGCGCCCTTATGCGTTTCGACTTTTCCTGTTCCAGACTTTTCTTCCTATATTTCATGTATGATAACGCTCTACCATCCCATGCTTGCCCTTGATGATGCGGTTTGCAATGATCTGCCCGACTCCGAGCGGAAACATCTACGCGCCCTTCATGTGGAAGTAGGAGAAACCACTCGATTAGTAGATGGCAAGGGGAATGCTCGAGTGGGAATTCTATCGCTGTTTGATAAAGACAACTGCATCATTTCCGAATTACTGGAAACGCCAACCAATGAGCCGTTGCAAGAGCGAATCCTGCTGATCTCGCAAATCGATCCCACTCATTTAGAAACTGCGGTCGGGTTGTTAGTTCCGTTGGGCGTTACTCAAATCGTTATACTTCATACTCAATACTCACAATTGCTACCGCGCTTTCGAGTGCAACGACACACAGGAATAGCGATTGCTGCGATGAAGCAGTGCAACCGCTCCCGGATTCCTAAATTCGACTTCGCCGAAGATGGCCGCGGTTGGAAACTGGTTGAGGTACTCGACAATCTTCCTTCTTCCGAACGGTTTCTTGCTGATTCTGCGGGTGAGCCGGTTACGCCTAAGCTATTGTCGGAGTTAAACCGAGATACCAACTTAGTCATCGCAGTTGGACCGGAAGGTGGTTTGACTGATCAGGAACGGGTGTTGCTGCTATCCTACGAGTTTCGTCCGATCTCCTTGGGAGCTCGGATCTTGCGAACGGAACTGGCGTCTGCTACCGCTCTGGCAAAGCTTTCTGACGATAAGTAATCCTCTGGTCTCTGCAACCAATTTGTTTCGCTTCACCACAAATAGGTATATTGGGCGGTTTCAACTCAGTGGAAGCTGCTTTCTAAACCAGTGAAAAGAACGTGTCTGAACTTGACGAATACGATCACGAGGAACCGAAGAAATCCGGTTCACTCCGGCAACGCGTCGCTGCCCTGCGACGTGTGCTTCCTTACGCCCGCCCGAATCTCCGCCAGTTTGTAATCGGCGGAACCCTTATGCTGCTGGTTACAGCGGCAACTGTAGCGCAACCGTTACTATTCCGGAGAATATTTGATGTAAACCTTCCCGCGAAAGATGTTCACGGCGTTATCATATCGGCGTCGATTTTTTTGGCGTTGCTCCTCTTCTCGACGATCCTCCGTTACTACGAAAGCCTGATATTAGGGTTAGCGGGAGTCTCGGTCGTCAACCG
This region includes:
- a CDS encoding NAD(P)/FAD-dependent oxidoreductase — its product is MHYVVLGAGAAGIAALRAIHREEPSAKLTCITTEPAPFYFRPMLVELFARSAFNHDAGKVPIGLEAVDWHFGARVMTIAPKENVVKLATGEAITYDFLIIATGSKADLSFVEPFREVVNVLHSYSDLIRLKKNLQFGEVLVIGGGYVAIEIIRQLHNRGNSVTYFARPDYFWPREVPGVTASDIEQILTGVAVPPQFDNEVVDVVDWNGTQYSVIDKKGQRHMVDVILAIPVETPNIGLLKGSGIRCEEGVIVNEELRTNIPNIFAAGDCAQVLDLKHQINRVNFGWRSAEKQGELAGQNAVGKNVVYVPSSQDFYFLDLLGKSLLDRWAGPEQSINS
- a CDS encoding redoxin family protein, which gives rise to MITRNRVVHGIAVLMFVAVASFVSAEIKPIEVTSLDGKRLTVGRGGELPELVMVLATRCPVSNAYNSRMAAIAKEYEGKVKVVGVNPNETEDNAEVIRHAKENGLNFPVYRDPGLKLTEMWKLRVTPEVFLFDKAGKLYYSGRIDDSQEESKIKSQDLRNALDRLLSGKAAIVSETKPFGCSIKRMK
- a CDS encoding 16S rRNA (uracil(1498)-N(3))-methyltransferase, whose protein sequence is MITLYHPMLALDDAVCNDLPDSERKHLRALHVEVGETTRLVDGKGNARVGILSLFDKDNCIISELLETPTNEPLQERILLISQIDPTHLETAVGLLVPLGVTQIVILHTQYSQLLPRFRVQRHTGIAIAAMKQCNRSRIPKFDFAEDGRGWKLVEVLDNLPSSERFLADSAGEPVTPKLLSELNRDTNLVIAVGPEGGLTDQERVLLLSYEFRPISLGARILRTELASATALAKLSDDK